In a genomic window of Halofilum ochraceum:
- a CDS encoding type IV pilin protein, with translation MVLKTFSADVRASRRQRGFTLIELMIAVVILGVLLAIAVPTYQDYVEDGRRTDGQNALLDTAQRLERCFSTYGTYNDADCGVDDDLPEASNQEFYEIDFAAGEPTASTFELEATPQGVQTSDDCGTLTISHTGAKGADEDYCW, from the coding sequence ATGGTCTTGAAGACATTCAGCGCGGACGTCAGGGCGTCGCGGCGGCAGCGCGGCTTCACGCTGATCGAGTTGATGATCGCTGTGGTGATCCTCGGCGTACTGCTCGCCATTGCCGTCCCCACGTACCAGGATTATGTGGAGGACGGGCGTCGTACTGACGGCCAGAATGCGCTGCTGGACACGGCGCAGCGGCTTGAGCGCTGCTTTTCGACCTACGGCACCTACAATGACGCCGATTGCGGTGTCGACGACGATCTGCCGGAAGCGTCGAATCAGGAGTTCTATGAGATCGATTTTGCCGCTGGTGAGCCCACCGCAAGCACCTTTGAACTGGAGGCCACGCCGCAGGGCGTACAGACAAGCGACGACTGCGGCACGCTGACAATCAGCCACACCGGCGCCAAGGGCGCGGACGAGGATTACTGCTGGTAG
- a CDS encoding pilus assembly protein, whose protein sequence is MHKGLTIFRRTASTAAALLALAAPSAVIADFDISDVPLFITDGATPRALLNISNDHQLYFEAYPDYADLDGDGKANDTYTHEFDYYGYFDSQLCYGYSGGVFEPVAESDADNYCSGDQWSGNFLNWISMARIDAVRKILYGGSRSTDESNRTVLERTYLPNDAHSWPRYYNKPDLPKLSPFALPEATSGFSNSSRNVDTSIKWFDDSGLSGGDVDTGDQLVLVSESSGARMVGVVTEIRDTDDLRVAVSRAEGSGAYDDWNIENRTRAGVTFCNTTVDDDGNYSQNVDDPPLIRAAAGDYRLWAANERWQCRWFEEKGRTGHSSMQIGGESFSNGNDAGITGIFSNSDNPRRDTYGLGENDYIARVQVCADGFVNSDDCKQYPDGNYKPVGLLQEFGDEDRLHFGMFTGSYERNKSGGVLRKNIGTITDEINTGTDGTFAAPPDDGSIIGSLDLLRIYGYNHDDGLYNDGDDCPFGITSFSEGDCSNWGNPQSEMLLESLRYLAGADSPDFGFSGDDKLDNLETASWADPYSEDNFCAPTNVINFNASVASYEEDDYDGLSDLPDAGSSVSDLTDVVGEGEGIHGEDWFVGEAGTNDNQLCTAKNVSSLGDVAGLCPEAPRLEGTYHMAGLSHYAWTNDLRPGLEDDQSVKTNAVSLAAAVPRIDIPRPGESTPAVTLLPACRNANGSNCALVDFRVVSQDTDAGTGSFFVQWEDSEQGGDYDMDLNGILSYQITDSEITVTTNGFAESSDQALGFGYVINGTNGDGFRVHSGSNGFSYADPFSAELGCTDCQVSDPPTSVTYSIGDSDADLLEPPQYYAAKWGGFNKDKDFPDDSSSWDPDGDGLPDNYYFSTNPAQLAEDLSEAFQEVAQTRGSSAAVATNSTRLDTGTLIYQARFDSEDWSGQLLALDVDTSDGSVDTGDPVWDAANLIPPEATRNIVTYDAVNETGIDFEWADLNTQQQDALDQDIENNDDGLGEERLEYLRGDQSDEAQNGGDFRDRSGPLGDIVNSDPFYVGTGNFGYSRLDAADGGFDVYRSFLEEKQDRTEVLYVGANDGMLHGFNAETGAEVMAYVPNDTFGGLSNLTSPDYEHRYYVDGSPRAGDAYLDGDWRTILAGGMGAGGRAIFALDVTEPDTFGSGDVLWEFTDPELGFTTSQPYVVRMNDDEWYVIFGNGYNSASEQARLFLVPLENPGNYVEINTEAGGSGFDSNGLGGITPVDIDGDRTTDYIYGGDAQGNMWKFDVSDGNTNQWDVAFSQGNTPEPLFTAEGPDGDPQPITAAPELGPHPDGGVMIYFGTGKFFEVGDNEPSSASQVQSFYALHEPDPSNGEQIDDRDTDLQEQTIIYEGSPDGVSDEFRVTSDEEVSDSQRGWFIDLKSPVNGAEGERVITRATLRNDRIIFVTNIPSQEICSFGGDSWIMEMDAVNGRRLENAVFDVNDDGSIDESDLIEGQGHSGGVKLDDLVTQPAILDTQGDTEFKYLSGSSGDIRKKEEASSAADLGRQSWRQLR, encoded by the coding sequence ATGCACAAGGGACTCACGATTTTCCGACGCACGGCGTCGACCGCGGCCGCGCTGCTGGCGCTGGCGGCCCCAAGTGCGGTGATCGCCGACTTCGATATCTCGGACGTGCCGCTGTTCATCACCGATGGTGCAACGCCACGCGCGCTGCTCAACATCTCCAACGATCATCAGCTCTATTTCGAGGCGTACCCCGATTACGCCGACCTCGATGGGGATGGCAAGGCCAACGACACCTACACCCACGAGTTTGATTACTACGGGTACTTCGATTCCCAGCTGTGCTACGGCTACTCTGGCGGCGTATTCGAGCCCGTGGCCGAGAGCGACGCGGACAATTACTGCTCGGGCGATCAGTGGAGCGGCAATTTTCTGAACTGGATCTCCATGGCTCGGATCGATGCCGTGCGCAAGATCCTCTACGGCGGCTCCCGCTCGACCGACGAAAGCAATCGTACGGTCTTGGAACGCACCTATCTGCCCAACGACGCGCACTCATGGCCGCGCTATTACAACAAACCCGACCTGCCCAAACTGTCTCCGTTTGCCTTGCCGGAAGCGACAAGCGGGTTCAGTAACAGTTCGCGCAACGTGGATACCAGTATCAAGTGGTTCGACGACAGCGGGCTCAGTGGCGGCGACGTGGATACCGGTGATCAGCTGGTTCTCGTGAGCGAGAGCTCCGGCGCCCGCATGGTGGGAGTGGTAACGGAGATCCGCGACACTGATGACCTCCGTGTCGCGGTCAGCCGCGCGGAGGGCAGTGGTGCGTACGACGACTGGAACATCGAAAACCGCACGCGCGCCGGTGTGACCTTCTGCAACACCACGGTCGATGACGACGGAAACTATTCGCAAAATGTCGACGACCCTCCGTTGATTCGCGCCGCCGCAGGGGATTATCGCCTCTGGGCCGCCAATGAGCGCTGGCAATGCCGCTGGTTCGAAGAAAAAGGCCGCACCGGGCACTCCAGCATGCAAATCGGTGGCGAGAGTTTCTCCAACGGCAATGACGCCGGGATCACCGGGATTTTCTCCAACAGCGACAATCCGCGCCGGGATACCTATGGTCTCGGCGAGAATGACTATATCGCCCGGGTGCAGGTCTGTGCGGACGGTTTCGTCAACTCGGATGACTGCAAGCAGTACCCCGATGGCAACTACAAGCCTGTCGGCCTGCTGCAGGAATTCGGCGATGAGGATCGCCTGCATTTCGGCATGTTTACCGGAAGTTATGAGCGCAACAAGTCCGGTGGCGTACTGCGAAAAAACATCGGCACCATTACCGATGAGATCAACACGGGAACCGATGGCACATTCGCCGCGCCGCCGGACGACGGGTCCATAATCGGCAGTCTCGACCTGCTGCGCATCTACGGCTACAACCACGACGACGGTCTCTACAACGACGGCGATGATTGCCCTTTTGGTATCACGTCTTTCAGTGAGGGGGACTGCTCGAACTGGGGCAACCCGCAGTCGGAGATGCTGCTGGAGAGCCTGCGTTATCTCGCCGGTGCCGATAGTCCCGATTTCGGTTTCAGCGGGGACGATAAGCTCGATAATCTGGAAACGGCGAGCTGGGCGGACCCGTATAGCGAAGACAACTTCTGCGCGCCCACCAATGTCATCAACTTCAACGCGTCGGTCGCCTCCTACGAGGAGGATGACTATGACGGCCTGAGCGACCTCCCGGATGCCGGAAGCAGCGTCAGCGACCTGACCGATGTGGTCGGCGAGGGTGAAGGCATCCACGGCGAGGACTGGTTTGTCGGCGAAGCGGGGACGAACGACAACCAGCTCTGCACCGCAAAGAACGTTTCGTCGCTCGGCGACGTGGCCGGGCTCTGTCCCGAGGCGCCGCGTCTCGAGGGCACCTACCACATGGCCGGGCTCTCACACTACGCGTGGACCAATGATCTGCGCCCGGGGCTGGAGGACGATCAGTCCGTGAAGACCAACGCCGTGTCACTGGCGGCGGCGGTACCGCGGATCGATATCCCGCGGCCGGGAGAGAGCACGCCGGCGGTGACCCTGCTGCCCGCCTGCCGCAACGCGAACGGCAGTAACTGCGCTTTGGTGGATTTCCGCGTCGTCTCGCAGGATACCGACGCCGGTACCGGCTCGTTCTTCGTGCAGTGGGAAGACAGCGAGCAGGGCGGCGACTACGACATGGATCTGAATGGCATTCTGAGCTATCAGATCACCGATAGCGAGATCACGGTCACGACCAACGGCTTCGCCGAATCGAGCGATCAAGCCCTCGGATTCGGCTATGTTATCAACGGGACAAACGGCGACGGGTTCCGGGTGCACTCTGGCAGCAACGGCTTCAGCTACGCTGATCCGTTTTCTGCAGAGTTGGGCTGCACGGACTGTCAGGTGAGCGACCCTCCGACCTCGGTTACCTACTCCATCGGTGATTCGGATGCCGATCTGCTTGAGCCACCGCAGTATTACGCGGCCAAGTGGGGTGGCTTCAACAAGGACAAGGACTTCCCCGATGACAGCAGTTCCTGGGATCCGGACGGTGACGGCCTGCCGGACAACTATTACTTCTCCACGAATCCCGCCCAGCTCGCCGAGGACCTGTCCGAGGCGTTCCAGGAAGTGGCACAGACGCGCGGCTCATCCGCCGCCGTGGCAACGAACTCGACGCGCCTCGACACGGGCACGCTCATTTACCAGGCCCGCTTCGACAGCGAGGACTGGAGCGGCCAACTGCTGGCCCTCGACGTGGACACGAGCGACGGCAGTGTCGACACCGGTGACCCCGTCTGGGACGCGGCCAATCTGATTCCGCCCGAGGCGACACGCAACATCGTCACATACGATGCGGTCAATGAGACCGGCATCGATTTCGAGTGGGCTGATCTGAACACGCAGCAGCAGGACGCGCTTGATCAGGACATCGAGAACAATGACGATGGCCTCGGTGAGGAGCGGCTTGAGTACCTGCGTGGAGACCAGAGCGATGAGGCGCAGAACGGCGGCGATTTCCGTGATCGCTCTGGCCCGCTCGGCGACATCGTCAACTCCGATCCGTTCTATGTCGGTACGGGCAACTTCGGCTATTCCCGCCTGGATGCCGCGGACGGCGGCTTCGATGTCTACCGATCGTTCCTGGAAGAGAAACAGGATCGAACCGAGGTGCTGTATGTCGGCGCCAACGACGGGATGCTGCACGGCTTCAATGCGGAGACCGGTGCCGAGGTCATGGCCTACGTGCCGAACGACACGTTTGGCGGGCTCAGTAATCTGACCTCGCCGGACTATGAGCACCGTTACTATGTTGATGGCTCGCCCCGTGCCGGCGATGCTTATCTGGACGGCGACTGGCGCACCATACTCGCCGGCGGGATGGGCGCCGGAGGCCGGGCCATCTTCGCACTCGATGTCACCGAACCGGATACGTTCGGATCCGGCGACGTACTCTGGGAATTCACGGATCCGGAACTCGGCTTCACCACGAGCCAGCCGTACGTGGTGCGCATGAATGACGATGAGTGGTATGTGATATTCGGCAACGGTTACAACAGCGCCAGCGAGCAGGCGCGACTGTTCCTCGTGCCGCTGGAGAATCCCGGCAACTACGTCGAGATCAACACCGAGGCGGGGGGTTCCGGCTTCGATTCCAACGGACTGGGCGGCATCACGCCGGTTGATATCGATGGCGACCGGACCACGGATTACATCTATGGCGGTGACGCACAGGGTAATATGTGGAAGTTCGACGTCAGTGATGGCAACACGAATCAGTGGGACGTCGCCTTCAGTCAGGGAAATACGCCTGAACCGCTGTTCACTGCCGAGGGGCCGGACGGTGACCCGCAGCCGATCACCGCGGCGCCCGAGTTGGGACCGCACCCGGATGGCGGCGTGATGATCTACTTCGGTACGGGCAAATTCTTCGAAGTGGGAGACAATGAGCCGAGCAGCGCGTCGCAGGTGCAGAGTTTCTACGCGCTGCATGAGCCGGATCCGAGCAATGGCGAACAGATCGACGATCGCGACACCGATCTGCAGGAGCAGACCATCATTTATGAGGGCAGCCCGGACGGCGTCTCTGACGAATTCCGTGTCACATCGGATGAGGAGGTTTCGGACAGCCAGCGCGGATGGTTTATCGACCTCAAGTCACCCGTGAATGGCGCCGAAGGGGAGCGGGTGATCACCCGTGCCACGCTGCGCAATGACCGCATCATCTTCGTGACCAATATACCGTCACAGGAGATCTGCAGCTTCGGCGGCGACAGCTGGATCATGGAGATGGACGCGGTCAATGGCCGGCGCCTGGAAAATGCCGTGTTCGATGTCAATGACGACGGCAGTATCGATGAGTCGGACCTGATCGAAGGCCAGGGTCATTCCGGTGGCGTCAAACTCGACGATCTCGTCACGCAGCCGGCGATCCTGGATACCCAGGGTGATACGGAGTTCAAGTATCTGAGTGGTAGCTCCGGCGACATCCGCAAGAAAGAAGAGGCGTCGAGCGCGGCCGACCTGGGCCGGCAGTCGTGGCGGCAGCTGCGGTGA
- a CDS encoding pilus assembly PilX family protein: MSVKVRRGSETGQRGAALLIALVLLLVLTILGVTAMQSTNMQERMAGNLHARTVAFEAAEAALRDGEAYLDDFTVPPSPTGEQGFYSEADYGDGEDPQWEQVDWDDDDEVRTVSVDGTYNGARYIVEDIEAFQGTGNVFIPGEADQEQYMYRVTAVGTGVGPDATVMLQSTFKYGEE; the protein is encoded by the coding sequence ATGTCGGTGAAAGTCCGCCGCGGTTCAGAAACCGGTCAACGTGGCGCCGCTCTGTTGATCGCGCTGGTGCTGCTGCTGGTGCTGACGATACTGGGTGTCACCGCGATGCAGTCAACCAACATGCAGGAACGCATGGCGGGGAACCTGCACGCCCGTACGGTCGCGTTCGAAGCGGCCGAGGCCGCCCTGCGCGATGGCGAGGCGTATCTCGATGATTTCACCGTGCCGCCGTCGCCCACCGGGGAGCAGGGTTTCTATAGCGAGGCTGACTACGGTGATGGCGAGGATCCCCAGTGGGAACAGGTTGACTGGGATGACGACGACGAGGTCCGGACGGTCTCGGTCGACGGCACGTACAACGGTGCCCGCTATATCGTCGAGGACATCGAGGCGTTTCAGGGCACGGGCAACGTATTCATCCCTGGAGAGGCCGACCAGGAACAGTACATGTACCGCGTCACCGCGGTGGGTACGGGCGTCGGGCCCGACGCCACCGTGATGCTGCAGAGCACGTTCAAGTACGGCGAAGAGTAG